Within the Methanobacterium sp. BRmetb2 genome, the region AATGAATGCAATAATAAATGATTAAGAAAATCAAATAAGAGAATTGAAGATAACTAGAACTCCAGAAGGATAGTTGAGTTAATATGGAAAAGGACAACACTACCCCTTACCACTCCCAAGATTATGATGCAAATGTTTTAAATACACTCCCCTATTACCAGTCCTACCACCAGGAAACCATTAATCTAATCAAATCAATAAATACTGAACCAAAAAATTGGTTGGATACAGGATGTGGAACCGGTACAATGATAAATTTGGCAGTTAAAGAATTTCCAAAAACCAAGTTCCTACTTCTAGATCCGGCAGATAGTATGGTGCAACAGGCCCGGATGAAGTTTTGTAATCTAAGTAAAAATCGTTTAAAATTTCTCAAACCATCCACAACCCAGGATTTTAATGAAAAACTGGAAGAAAAAGTAGATGTGATAACTGCCATTCAATGCCACCATTATTTATCACCTAGAGATAGAAAAAAAGCCGTTCAAATTTGCTACGATAACTTAAAAGAAAATGGAATATTTGTAACCTTTGAAAATATACGTCCACTGACCAAAAAAGGGGTAGAAATTGGAAAAGAATACTGGAAAAAATTCCAATTAGAACATGGCCGAGATATAAAAGAAATAGAACCCCAACTAAAACGTTTTGATGTGGAATATTTCCCTATAACCGTAGAAGAGCATTTGAAATTGTTAAGAGAATCTGGTTTTAAAATTGTGGAAATTCTGTGGTATTCTTACCTACAAGCAGGTTTTTACTGCATTAAATAATAAAATAATGAGTTTAAAGTTTTAAATACATTATTCCAGTCTTATTATTAACCTAATTATTGGAGTAGTTAAATATTATTTTTAATATCATTTTGTTTTAGATTTTAGTTAATTTAATTAATTTTTTGAGTCGTAACGAGTTTCATAGAGATATTGATAAGAGAAATCCATTTGAAAATATGATTTCAGTTTTTTGAAATTGAAAAACCATAGAAATTTACTCACAACCACCTTTAATTAAAACACATAATGAGAACTTTAGATCACAATTAGTAAAATATTTATATCTCTTAAAAGTCTCTAATGTTCATGATAAAGAACCTAACAAAACCCAGAATATCTATGCAAAATCCACGCCAGATGTGGTTCGTACTAGTTGCTGTATGTTTAGTGAATTTCATGTTCAACTTTTACATTGGAATGATGAATATCTGTCTACCTAACATAACCGAATATTTCGGGGCCAGTGTAATGACGGCTACTTGGATATCCAACATTTATTTGGTTACCCTGACCATTTCAGTTATATTTCTGGGTCGCATTGGGGGATTATGGAGTAGAAAAAAATTTTTCATACTTGGAACACTAATATGGATTGCTATGTCCTTTGCGAACTATTTTGTTACCTCTGCAGACATGTTAATTCTTTTTAGAGCCATTCAAGGTGTGGCTGCTGGTTTCATGGCGGCAGTGTATTATGCTATACTGGATAAAACCTTTCCCAAGGAAAAGCTTGGTTTGGCCATGGGATGTCTCTTGGTGGCCCTCTCCTCAGGTTATGCTATCGGTCCCTTTGTAGGAGGATATATAGCTGCTTTCATTGGTTGGCAGAGTATCTTTCTTGCTACTATTCCCTTCGGTTTGTTAAGCATAGCCGTATATCTCATAACAGCTCAAAATCCCACAGCAGATAAGGACTATGAACTGATAGAAAAGATGGAGAAAAAAAATAGAATACAAAAAAAGAATGGAATAATAAAAACCTTGAAAAACCTAGATGTTAGAGGTGCTATATTACAAGCATTATTTTTATTTTTACTTACCTTTGTTTTAATACTGGCTCAAAAATTTGGTTTCAGTCCATTGGATACTATAATACTGGCCGTGACATTTATATTGGGAGGCGTCTTTATATGGGTAGAAGCCAAACACGAAGAACCACTTTTCAGGTTCACCATCTTCCGTAGCATCACATTTTCCGCTTATATCACTGGACTGCTCCTCAACTATATCGTACTTTACATGATGTTTTTTACCATGCCTTTTTACCTACAGAAGGTAGTGGGAGTTCCAGTTAATATCTCTGGAAGTTTAATAAGCATCACCATGTTCACCGCCATGTTCCTATCAATTATAGCCGGAGCACTGGCAGATAAGATAGGAGTTAAACCATTGGCTCTTGGAGCTAGTCTATGCTGCATAATTGCTACAGTCATGATTAGCGCCTTTAATACATCAACAGGACTTTTTTTCGTTATAGGAGCACTGATCGCCATGGGCTTTGGCTATGGATTATACCAATCTCCTAACAATAAAATGCTGCTATCAGTAACACCAGCTAGCTTTAAAACCCAGGTGTCGAGTATGATGACACTTACTAAAAACCTGGGTTCTGTGTTGGGTAACTGTTTTGCTGGGCTAATTATAACCACATCCATTGCACAAAACACGCTAAACAGTAAACTGGTATTGCAGGGAGCTCAGGCTACAAATTTTATGACGGGTATGGAAAGAGTGTTCATTTTCGGAGCAATTTTAAGTATAATGCTGCTTGTGTCAACCCTGGATTTGCAGAAATACTTCCCTCAAAGAGCAATAACAAAAGACACAAAACAACAAGCAAGGAGTTAGAGGTGTAAAAATGGAAAATGAATACAAATATCTTATAATAACTCTTACAATTTTGGCCATAGTAGCCATTTCAATACTATTTTTCAGTGGGGCAGATGACTCCCAAACAATTCAAATTGTAGGATCTACCTCAATGGAGCCTATAGCTGAGAGATTATCTCAAGCCTACATGAAAAAGCATCCTGAAGTTAAAATCATTGTACAGGGCGGTGATTCTGAGGTAGGTGTTAAAAGTGTCCGCAGAGGAACTGTAGATATTGGTATGTCTTCCCGGAACCTTACTTCCCAAGAATCTGAAGGAATATACCAAATGTTCATTGCTAATGGGGGAATTGCCATCATTGTAAATAATAACAATTCTGTGAATGATTTAACCAAAGAACAGGTGAATGACATTTTTTCTGGTCATATTACAAACTGGAAAGAGGTAGGGGGAAATGATGAACCAATCACTGTGATCAACCGTGAGGTGGGTTCTGGAACCAGGTTGTCTTTAGAACAACTTACCAATACTAAAATCACAGAAAAGGCCATGATTTCGTTATCCAGTAAGGATATGATGCACGATGTAGCTGTACTGCCAAATGCTGTAGGATTCGTGGCTTCCAGTGCAATTAATGCAGATATAAATGAAGTGAAGGTTCTGAAGATAAACAACGTATCCCTTACTAACGAAACTGTGAAATCTGGAGAATATCCCCTGAACAGGCCTTTATTATTCCTGGTCAAAGGTACACCCACCGGCGTTATTAAGGAGTTCCTGGAATTTGTTCAGAGCCCAGAAGGACAGGTGTTGATTTATTAATTTATCACAATGCGAAAAAAGGGCATGATCAAAAAAATGTATTAATAACCCATAAACTGAAAATCTAACTATTAAACCCAATTAATTATTGTAGGAACCGATATTCATTCAGTATCACAAAAATTTCTTCTTATTCAACTATTTAATAGTGAATTGGACTATCAACAAGGCAATCATTTAGTAACATGTAGATATCCACTATTTTATCAGGAGTTACTGATGACATGTTAAGATAACAGAAAGGACAGTAAGTTACAATTCTTTCAGACCTATTTTCTATTGTTTTTCTTGCTTTTTTAGTGGCAACTAATTTATTATGGGCCATTACACCCGCACCTGCTCCGCAACAAGGGCTT harbors:
- a CDS encoding MFS transporter, translated to MFNFYIGMMNICLPNITEYFGASVMTATWISNIYLVTLTISVIFLGRIGGLWSRKKFFILGTLIWIAMSFANYFVTSADMLILFRAIQGVAAGFMAAVYYAILDKTFPKEKLGLAMGCLLVALSSGYAIGPFVGGYIAAFIGWQSIFLATIPFGLLSIAVYLITAQNPTADKDYELIEKMEKKNRIQKKNGIIKTLKNLDVRGAILQALFLFLLTFVLILAQKFGFSPLDTIILAVTFILGGVFIWVEAKHEEPLFRFTIFRSITFSAYITGLLLNYIVLYMMFFTMPFYLQKVVGVPVNISGSLISITMFTAMFLSIIAGALADKIGVKPLALGASLCCIIATVMISAFNTSTGLFFVIGALIAMGFGYGLYQSPNNKMLLSVTPASFKTQVSSMMTLTKNLGSVLGNCFAGLIITTSIAQNTLNSKLVLQGAQATNFMTGMERVFIFGAILSIMLLVSTLDLQKYFPQRAITKDTKQQARS
- a CDS encoding methyltransferase type 12, which translates into the protein MEKDNTTPYHSQDYDANVLNTLPYYQSYHQETINLIKSINTEPKNWLDTGCGTGTMINLAVKEFPKTKFLLLDPADSMVQQARMKFCNLSKNRLKFLKPSTTQDFNEKLEEKVDVITAIQCHHYLSPRDRKKAVQICYDNLKENGIFVTFENIRPLTKKGVEIGKEYWKKFQLEHGRDIKEIEPQLKRFDVEYFPITVEEHLKLLRESGFKIVEILWYSYLQAGFYCIK